The window tattttacatTAAAAAAATTATCTTCATAACTCACACCTCTTTATTTTCATAACCTACATTTTTAATAATCTCAATTACTCTCATGCCTTTCATATTCATAACCTCGAAACATAAATGTCAAGAAACTTTTCTGAACTTATATAAGCACATTCCAACATACTTGCAAGATTCAAATCTTGATGTATAATTTTACTCGCTCCAAAATTAGTAATGTTTACTTCCATCTCCAAAATTAGATCTTTAAGAAAAATGATATGTGTGTGTATAAGAGTCGAGACAAATGAAGACTTTCGACTATGCGAGCGAGAATATAAAGACAGTGCCTTATGAAGACAGTGGAAGAGAAAGAAGAATGAAGTAGAGTTGGTTCCCCGGGGCACAATGGATGTGATCATAAGGAGAAAATTAAGAATTTAGGGttgattaaatttgagatgagaggGTGAGAGAGAGGATGAATTTGCAGAGAAATTAACGAAGagcataaagaaaagaaaaaggatgggaagAGTTGGAAAAGAATGGGATGTTTCTTTTTGTCGTCGTTGTAGGATATACATTAATTATTGTTTTCCCTTTTCGTTCAATTCATTTTCCTTTTccatttattttttgaattatgagtaAGTTAAGAATTTTCCCTTTTCAATGGTTTATTATCCATGTAATTGTCATCCATGATTTATGTTTTGCAAATCTTGCTAATTTTGAATGAATCAACGCTATCGTGTCCGCTTAAAAATTATACGGTAAGTTATCTTAGGTAACGTttttttttctatatatgaacTTGAAAATAacgtttattttttttaatatgtttgttcccttttcttttattgtttccaaatttaagaTACCCTAGAATTAAAATGAGTCAAGATGAAAGTATAACGACTGAAGAATTGCTTCTATATTAAAGTGAGGGATTAACGCCATTCCATTTTCTTTTACCGTTAAAAACAAATATTAGCCACCATCAGTAATTTTACATCATTAAATTCGTCAGTTTTTATAATTTGTCTTTAGTTCAAATATGCTAATTTAAATAGGTTGTTCCATAATTAAACAGAAATATTTTCTCACAATTTTTCAGTCAAAGCTTGAAAGTATCATTAAGAAATGATAGATTCATAAAAGAATATTTGATTCGTATTTTTCCTACGTTGAAAATATGATGTTCTAAATCTGTTAGCTTTTGGTTGTATAAACAATCTTATACATCTTATGTATTTATATAGTTTTGGCCTCAAGAGAGATGACATGGCATTGCAGTCCTCTCTTTTGAatatataaacaaaaaataaatagaattatctgattaattaaatGGGACCATGGGAGGATAGATAAATAGaaataattgaaaaaagaaaaaaagaagaagaactaaagGAGATAATACATACAAGGGTGATGAATATTTAAAAATGGTAAGAATAGCTGACAAGAGAAAGAATACAATTTTTGAAATTTGACAGATAATAATGAGGAGAAATAAAGGAGTTATTTATCTGGTTGAAAGTGGAATCGATGTAACGAAAGAAAGAAATTAAAGgaacaaaaaaaatactaaaatacaaAATATTGGGAATGGCTTGAAgggagaagaaaaaagagaacgCTCTAAGTTTTCATCCTCCAAAATTTTTAAAttagtatttgttttttttttagttattCTTTTATTCTTCTGTTTTCTTATTCATGTTCACATACTTTATGTGAGTTGCTTTTGCATATTTAGCCATAAAAATTTCTCATATATAATTTTAAGACCGCTCGAAGTTTCGCGCGGGCAAATATACTAGTTGCAAAATAAAAATTCTACAAATTTCATTTCATCTCATTAGATATATGCCAAGTTCTTTTGTCAAAATAATTTCCTACATTTTTTAGTGAATTGATGAAGGGCATCGCTGTAGAGAACATTCCACACATGACTCATGAGCTTCGGTAAGTGACGCTGAACAATTGCAAACCAAGAAATAATAACAAATGTTGAAATGGGAATACGGGATACCGAATTGGTTATAAATTAAAAACCATTTAGAAACAATGAAAAGCTACCAATGTGAACTACAACAAGATACACAAAAACCTGCAGATAAAAGATTCCTTGTCCTTGCACAAAATTCACATTAGCCTGATTGGTAAATGCAGCTCAGCCTCCATTATCACAAGTTTGCTAGGATCCATAGATACCAACTGAAGATGCTGTCCAGATATAGATCTGCCCACCGCTTGTAGCCCCTGCGAGCATTCCAACTTTCTCCTGGTGTGCATCAAACCGGCATGGAATAGCAGTCATGTGTTCGCTTCGTAAGGTAAACTCAAGTTTCTTGTCAGCTACTGAGATGACATCAACTCCTCTTTGCATATTGCCGATGAAGATGTAGGAATCATCCCAACCCCATATTCCTCTGCTTCCCCAAGTGCACATAGAAATGTTGTTAGTATATGATGTCCAAGCATGCATAAGTGAGAAGTTGAATGTAAATAACAGCCACATTAACTTCTGGAAATATGCACACAACCAACTGCCTATCTAACCAGCACAAAATGCAACAGATTACGAGTAAACATCTGCTCTATtcggaataaagtaaataaatgcaCATCAGTTCTAGTTAACTATATACACCTTAACCATTAAACATAAATCCACTGGATTCCCAACTATAATGTTTATAGCAATCCAACACTTGGACAGTAGAATAGAAAAAGAACAACAGGGAATACTTGTTCTTTTTCATCCTGcatgcacatgaaaatatgaaagaCTTGGACCTTCGCCACTACTTTCTTGGTATGGAAGTGTATCGGCAGGGGCACTCTTATCCTTCGTCAGCAGAAATATGCCCTAGATCTCTTGCCTCGCACCCGCTAACTAACAACACGTGTATATGAAAGTACCTACCACTTAAAGTATGACAAGATGGAAACAGAGAAGAAAAAAGCAAGACAAACAGACAACGAGCTCTTAGGCCAATGACAATTCCACTCCCGTAGCCCCTACCTCATTTACCAAtatccaaaagaaaaaagaacaagaaagTATCAATCAAGTGGAACTTATATTTTGCGACTCAACAATCCTCTCATGGTTAATGTCAAAGACAGTATAGTCTGAACAAAAGATCAGGAGGAAAGACCAAAAGTAGCCCTAGTTGATCACAGATAGAGAACCACTCACAAGACAGAGAACCACGCTGGCATGTAGTCAATACCAGGAGGAAAAAATCAGGAGTCAAGAACAAAAGTTATCTATGAGAGTCAAATGTTCTTAGGCTTGTGGTAAGATACTCAAACTGGAAATGTACATGGTTCAAGCTTAAAACATGTTATAGAAGCTGTCAAATACAAGCAGGGACTGATGCAAACCTATGCAATTAAACACAAGGTATTATCTCAACCAAAAAAATATTGTACTAATTCTGTCCCGTAAACTAGATGCTCAAAGGACAAGAACTTACATAGCTTCTCACAAATTATCTCAACTTCACATAAAGCTAAAAAAGAAACTAGAATAAATATGAACGATAGCTTCTgcattttcaaaattaaaaaacaataacaacattTAATGCATAGAGGAGATGGTAATGAAATTCATAAGATAGAAGAAAATGTTAAATTGGCAATTAAGGGACTAGCTATACCTGAATGAGGAAATCCATCTGTTTGTGTGGTTATAATGAGAGATCATAGATGTATCTTCATAATTAGCGCCACTCAACAAACCAACTTTATCATCAATACTGCACgaacagaaagaaaaagaaaaagaattagcCATGCTAACATCGGGCGCAAAGCTGATAGTAAAGGTAACACGATTACAAATTAAGATATATTGAATGCTAAGCGTTCAATTTTCTCACGCCAtccaaaatataatttataagtaTGGCACAAAGTAAATACCTTGTTGTCGCAAGAAACCTTCCAGAAGGTGAGAAGTAAGCCGAGTGCACAGCTCTTTTGTGGAAGACAGTGTGCAAAGATTTTGGTTTATGTGCACTAACTTTTCTCAAATCCCAAATGCATGCACTACCATCTGTAGAACTTGTCGCCATAATATTACAGTTTCCTGAGGTAAAATCAATTGTGTTAATCCTTTCGTCATGCAGATTCCACGACGCTGAAGATTTTCCTGCCCTGAGATCCCAAATACCAAGTTCCCCACTGCCTTCGCCATAATATATAGATTTCATATCATGTGCCCGCTGTGATATGGAAAATATGGAATGCTCGCTCAAATAAACTAAATCAAACATTTCCTTTTCAATATCCATCATCCTGATAAATCCATCGTAGCAAGAAGTGAATATctgcaaaggaaaaagaaagtttAAAAAGACATATGCAGATCTGTTCTTTACTCATTACAGCTTATCCAGACCTGTAAAACCAAAATGCCTAGTAGTCAAGAATCCTTTCCCATATTTATCCTCTTAAGGGTATTGGTTAGCATTGATAAGAAGCCCTGCCTAGCATAATGCAAGTAATGAATGAAAGACAGCAAAATGCATTATTGCATAAACCACACCATGGAATACAATCATAAACTTGTAAAGGTAATAAACACAGTTTAAACACCCACGTAATTTTCTAAGTCAGTTTGCTTTTTTAAAGTATGCATTTCCACCAAAATGCTTTGGCCCTCTACAAGTTTCCTTTTAACATGAATGCGCTATGCCTAGCTATACGGAAGGAAAGGTCAATATAAGAAACAAGGTAAATTTGCTTTTTCGAGCACATATGTTCTAATTACTGTATCTGGAAAGAAATGGCTGTCCAAGTTAGAAAATTCCAAGATTAGTAGAAGTTTATCACTCTTGAAACAAATACTGGCCATACCTTTGACACAGAAAAAGGGTCCATAATTATTCCTGAAACTGGCCCTGAATGAGGATGATACAAATAAATCCCATCTCCATCCTCTCGTGGAGCATCAACATTCCAAAAACCTATATTGCCAAATTTGTTCCCTACAGCAACCATTCGAACATTGTTGGTGGGGAAAAACCGCACATTTAATATTCTCCCTGGCACAACCCGTGCTATGTTGTCTGGTTCCAATCTCAGTGATTCCAAACGAACTGTACCAGAGGCCTTTCTTTTCTCTGTCCAGTCACCTAAAACAGAATCTTGATCCATGCCCTCATTTGCATCGTCAATTGTACGAGAGAAAACCTTAATTGTTTCAATCAACTTTTGATTTGAGACATCAAAGTCGCCACTATATGCATCCCTCATACTTATAGATGTAGGTTCTCGAGGCGACTTTTTGGTTGTGGGTTGAGAGCTCTTGTTAGGTGATATCCTACTCGGGAGATCATCAAAATCATCCTTTAGCCCACCAGCTGTAGAAGAATCCGGTGCCATACCTTGAGTCCTGAGAGACCGCCGCAGCACAACTGGTGATTTAGACCTCTGTTTCTTCTGTGGACTCGCTTGATATGATTTACTTTGAGCTCTGCCATGTCAAACAAAATGACTAATTTACTTGTGCGCACAAATAAAACACTCATTTGACTGACATATGcattaatacatagattataagacgAGCTAACATTATAGATATACTCCTCCCTATACCTCATTCAGAAGGGTTAAAGGAAGCACATAAATTGCACAGGAACAACAATTAGACTACTCTTAACAGATAATAGAAACATACAAACAAACATGAATTTTGTTTTCCTGCAATCCAGTTCAATGCCCCCCTCCCTTTTCAATAAAAGTTGGAAACTTTTTCCTCGTCTCGAAAAAATACCATCTTACacttagtattatttttatatacgaacacacacacacacacacacacacacacacacagagaccCACAATAAATCTTACAGTACTATACAAGTTGACAGCCATTTCCCTTTCaaaatacaagaaaaagaaaacacgccAGTAAAAATTTCACTAGTAAGTTGATTAAGAAAAACAAGTCACAGTTAGTAGGATAAAATTATTCAAGTAGCACACTACAGAAATACAGATTCAGAACATAGAGAAGAGATATTACTTTGGACGCTTGGTGACAGCGGATAGTTGAAAAAGTCGGGACTGAATCTTAAGGGAGGCAAGCATTTCTTCATTGCGCTTTATATTCTCAAGCCTCCGCCGCTCGTACTCCGTCATTTTCTCTGGCGCCATTCCTTTATTCGGGTTAGTTATCAAATGGGTCGGAAATTGGGAAAGTGGTTTGGTTTTGCATTGAAATTTGGGTTACCGACTTAACTTATATAGTGACGGTCTGATTTAGGCGGGAGATATACAGTGGCGGGAAGTAATCTCGTAATCTACGTGGTGCATATGTTGCCATGGATTTCGTGAatgtatacaaaaaaaaaaaattatataaatcaaTTAAATTACAAATATAAAATACTTTTGTTCAAACTAGAGTTTCAAAGTGCAAGTTCACACTTATCTTTTAAGTGTGAACTAAAATGAAGTTATTAAGAAACAGCAAAAACTTACTTGTATTCGGTTTCACATCAAACCAAACTAATTTATCACGATTAAgtgctaaaaataataatatatattaagTAATTATAATTGTGAAGATATATATCATgtatttattaaatatgtataaaatttAGGTATGATTAATTTTTTTATCTTGCGAAACAGTCACATAATGTGTATACTTTACTCAAAAACTAATTATGCATTTAACTTGAAAATTTTGGTATAACACTTTAGTATTACCAATTTCAGGTACAATCAGAGGCGGATGCAGTGTGAGAgttacgggttcaattgaacccataactttcaaCGCGGAGTAGAAATTTatttgtaaaaatttattaaaattgcaaaaataatagatttgaacccataactttaaatatataatgggttcaatgttaaaaatctcttaaaaattgAACCCACAGAATTTAAATCTTGGATTCGCCTCTGGGTACAATCATGCTAAAACTACAATCATGTTTGCCATTCACCTTAAATCAAACATCTCTTATTTAGTGAATTAAAATTCATTGGTCAAAACCTTTAACAATATCCTTATCTGGTTTCTTGCCAATTAATTACCCCAAATAATAttctaaatataaaatattaaaagtttTAAGAAAATGGATTTTAAATtacatttaaattttttaaagttaattgaagtttatcaatatattattttcaaatttcactttgaaCATACGAATGTTTCCAATGACATTGgatgtaaagaaaagaaaacaactaaACACATCGGTAAAGTTTATTGGTATCGTATCAAAAAAAAGATAAATGGTATTTTTTCGTtcatttagggtgtgtttggtataacggaaaatattttctgtggaaaatatttttcaagaaaatattttttgtgaaaaatatttttcaagaaaatgttttcttgaaaaacaagtagtaatcttattctttttttcataaataatttgatacaataaacatgaagccataaactttggaacctgtaaaccgaaagataaaaaaactaaaactgaaaatatataaaaataaaatatattttttccgaGAGGCGAGATGCAGAAAAAcggaaaaatagaaatttaaaaattacaaaaaaaaaaactttttttgtcAGTAGGGTGGGGTGGTGTGGGGGAGGGGTGGGTGgtggagaaaaataaaaaatcataaattcgaaaattacaagtaaaaaaaacttttttgtGCGGGGGTGGGGGCAGGGGGAGTGGGGGTTTGGCTGGGTGGGGGAGGAGGGTTGCAAGGTGGGTGGTGAcggaaaaaaaaactgaaatttgaaaagaaaaaaagaaggagagATGGGATGGGGTGGGGTTGGGTGGATGTGGGTGGGATGGTGAGGGTTGGGAACAGGGTGGAGAAGATTGAGAAggagttttaaaaaatattttctcttctctTGATAGGAAAAACATTTACCTCCAATTAAAGAAAAATGAATTCATAAGAAaaatgtttttcaaaatatttaaaccaaccaaacatgaaaaaattaaaaaaatattttccttcgtaccaaacacacccctaaTATATGAAAATTTTCGGGGTCGAAGAGCTTAGACTCATTAGAAACAAAAGTCTTTAAATATTCGTACACCAAATGTTATAATATTAATGTTCAATTCACGTATAATTCTGGAATGATTGCCATCGAACGAATGACCAGAGGCGGATGCAGTGTgagagttatgggttcaattgaacccgtaacTTTTAACGTGGAGTAGAAATTTAtctataaaaatttattaaaattgtaaaaataataaatttgaccccataactttaaatatataatgggttcaatattaaaaatcttaaaaattgaacccataaaatATAAATCCTGGATTCGCCTCTGCGAATGACAATAATTTTAGTTAGAGAACATAATCATTAATTTATATAATACCAAACTATAAACTCCTTATGCATGGATattgtttctttttcttgtagTGGAATTTTTATTTGTTACtcttacatttttttttttttgaataattaGTTGTTTAGTTATAAGAGGAGTTTactaacttttttttctttaaaactaGTGCCCACCCATGGTGGATGGGCATTTGAGGTGTGTCACCGTGACTTGATTATTCCATTTGATTTAATTGCTAACACACCCGTAGTGGGTATGATATCCTCAATCAAGTTCATGGCTAATACACCCATGTTGGATGTTTTTCCTTAATACCACATTGTGGCAGGAGTCTACTAATTGATTTACTGAGAatatttactttttaaattttagtaAGAGTCTAATACTTTAGTTGCGAAGAATCTactacttatttatgtgcctatTAAAGAATTTGATTAATGAAATTTTAGAAACAAATTTTCAATCATATTTTCAACCTTCTTGTTacttgtataaatatttttttaaatatccatAACAATGGTATTAGAGTTTTCATCGATCTTGATGGATATGTAAACTCGATGTTCAactatttttaaacaatcttttaCTCATACATGTTCTTGAACAATACAAATTTGTAACCCATATCAATTCTTAACCTTACTTTTTAGCCATAACAAGCATAAATCTCTTTTTGAATGCCCTACAAATTTTTACTGATAAAAACTATCAGATCTGGTCAGTGAAAATGAAATCTTATCTTTAAGCTTATGATATATGAGAAGTTTTAATTGGAAGTTAAACTCATACAATCACTCCCTAAAAATTATACTATTGCCTGAATCAAACTCATTCAGAAAATAAAACCAAAACTATTAAGGcaaaataataattcaaaatCCAACTACAGATtcaattttttataaaattattgCATGCGGGATATCAAAAGAAGCTTAAAAATAATGAAGTGAACGAGACAGacaaaattaaattttgaatctcTTAGAATGCAAGAGGATGAAACCAACGCTAAGTATTCAGACAAAAATTCTTTAATTATTAATAGAATGAGGCTGCTTGTCGAGGATTTCAAAAATGATAAATAGAGGCAGacaaattaaattttgaatctcTTAGAATGCAAGAGGATGAAATCAATGCTAAGTATTTAGACAAAATTTCTTTAATTATCAATAGAATGAGGTTGCTTGGCGaggatttcaaaaatattaaatagttttaaaatatTGTGACAATTCGAGAGAGATTCGAGACCAAATTTTTCTCTATATAAGACTCTAAATATCTCTCTACCATTTCGATTGCATAATTAATAATCATTACTCCTCTCTTCTAAACTCCCGCTTCTTTAGACACTAGCATCAAATCTCTACTCTTGCGACCTAGCAACCACCATTCTACCATCAAAAATGACAAATATAGAGAGTACACCACCCGAACCACCTGACTTAAGTTCCATGCATATCGACACTTCCACTATTCCAAATCCACAACACCCAACTATATCGTTCAAACACTTTGTTGAACCATAACAATTTTCACCACATACCACATACATGCCACATACCACACTCCCAAATTGATCTGTCGGATGAAATAACCAATGACACTGATCTAGATACTTTTATCTCGCCTTTACTCCCCATGGAAATATTTTGTCATAATTAAAGTTTTTGGATGAAAGGTAGGTAACAAAAATTTACGTACAAAGCTTCAAAATTTATGGCAACCTACTGAAGAACTCCTCCTTATTGATCTGGGTTCAGATTTCTTTCTTATTAAATTTCAAAAAGAGGAAAACAGACTAAGGCCTTACACGAAGAACCTTGGTTTATATTTAACTATTTCCTCTCTATTTGTCAATGGGAACTCAAGTTCATCGCTTCAGCTACACAACTCACTTACT of the Nicotiana tabacum cultivar K326 chromosome 7, ASM71507v2, whole genome shotgun sequence genome contains:
- the LOC107795942 gene encoding uncharacterized protein LOC107795942 translates to MAPEKMTEYERRRLENIKRNEEMLASLKIQSRLFQLSAVTKRPKAQSKSYQASPQKKQRSKSPVVLRRSLRTQGMAPDSSTAGGLKDDFDDLPSRISPNKSSQPTTKKSPREPTSISMRDAYSGDFDVSNQKLIETIKVFSRTIDDANEGMDQDSVLGDWTEKRKASGTVRLESLRLEPDNIARVVPGRILNVRFFPTNNVRMVAVGNKFGNIGFWNVDAPREDGDGIYLYHPHSGPVSGIIMDPFSVSKIFTSCYDGFIRMMDIEKEMFDLVYLSEHSIFSISQRAHDMKSIYYGEGSGELGIWDLRAGKSSASWNLHDERINTIDFTSGNCNIMATSSTDGSACIWDLRKVSAHKPKSLHTVFHKRAVHSAYFSPSGRFLATTSIDDKVGLLSGANYEDTSMISHYNHTNRWISSFRGIWGWDDSYIFIGNMQRGVDVISVADKKLEFTLRSEHMTAIPCRFDAHQEKVGMLAGATSGGQIYIWTASSVGIYGS